The following is a genomic window from Desulfosoma caldarium.
CTCAAAGATTCCTCGATTTCCTCTGTGGACATCACGCCGGCCGAAGCTTGAGCTGCCACGATCTGTCCACACATTTCCCAGAGCCTTTTACTCATGCGCCTCACCTCCACGTTTTTTTAAAGTTAAAAGCTTCGCTGTTCATTAAATAGATACATAAATTGCATGAACACAACAAGAGTTTTCTTGGCTACTCTTCCATAAATGCTATATTTGTGGCGCCCTCAAAAGGTGGTTAAAGATGGGTGTGAACACTTCATTTGCGCCCGAGCTTGTTCGAGGTGGCTGACGTGGCCATAGATCGCGTCGAAAGAAATGTTACCGCCAGAAAGCAGGGCCGGTTTCCAGACCACTTGATGCGACGGGTTCTGTAGGTTGGCGGCTTTTTTTTTCGATGGCTGCCTCCGCCCACAACCCTGTTCATGATGCTCGAAAGGATGAAAGCCCTCTAGGAAAAGGACGAAGGTGGTATCATCCATGACGCGCGGGTTTCGCGGCAGCATATGAGCGCTCACGTGGCTCTTGGGATCATGGCGGCGGAAGATCGACGATTTCTTAAGCACCGGGGCTTTGATATTGAATCCATCGAGAGGGCTTGGGAAGACCATCAAAAGGGCAGGCCTTTGCCTGGTGCCAGCACGATCTCGGAACAAACCGCCAAGAACCTTTTTCTCTGGCCGGGGCGAAGTGGGGTGCGAAAATTCTTTGAGGCCGTTTTGACCGTCGGCATCGAAACGCTCTGGCCGAAAAAAAGGATTTTGGAGATCTATGTCAATACGGCGCAGATGGACCTTGCCTCTTTAACGTTGGCGCTTCGGCCCGCGTCTCATTTTCAAACAACCCCTCAGATCGATCAGAAAACTGTCGCCTCGCACGCGGCCATGCCCCCCTACCTCAAAAG
Proteins encoded in this region:
- a CDS encoding transglycosylase domain-containing protein, translated to MHDARVSRQHMSAHVALGIMAAEDRRFLKHRGFDIESIERAWEDHQKGRPLPGASTISEQTAKNLFLWPGRSGVRKFFEAVLTVGIETLWPKKRILEIYVNTAQMDLASLTLALRPASHFQTTPQIDQKTVASHAAMPPYLKRISAA